AGTTCCTTTGACAGAGTCACGTCCTCTCTTTCGATCCGAGCCTCGTAGTCGTCTTTGTGATGGTTGCATCACTGAAAACCTCTGTTGAGATCGAGTTTGTGGGCGCTACCGGTAGCGAATGGGTCGAACGGGATCGTGGAGTCATCAGTCTCGGTCGACGCAAGCTATCTGGTCGCTACGTCGCAGGCCGGATCCGATAGCGAGCGCGGTCTCGCGTTCCCCACACATGGAGCGCGTGGTGTTGCTGATAACTATCTATCGAACTGATCagcatggccttgctggGTATGTGGCTTGCTGTTGAGTTGTCTCCCGCTGGCTGTGTGTGTATAACATTGATCTTGATGGAACGGGAAGCCCGAGAGGGTTGCTCATGGGAATGAACACATCCTGAAGGTACATGATGCAAGGGTAAAAGGGCAGTCTGGCAGTCTCGCCGGGTAACCTAGGGTCAGGCATATTCCCTCCATGGGATTGCAAGCGCCCTTCAAATTAGCCTCTCATAGGCCACTGGCATCCCTTCCCATAGCTCTTCCATTGTGAAGATATATGATTGTCTCGATACCAGCCGTTTTGGCGTCATCCACGCCCTACATATAGCCGTGCTCATGCTCGATGATTCAGATCACCTCCCAGGGATGAATTGCGAATGACTTCAAGGAATCCTCGACGACGGCGGCCGATCCATCTTATCAGCCATGGTGACTCCAAAGGAGGCCGTCAGAGAGACCAGCAGGACGATAGACGTCAATGTAGCGCTCGTCTGACAGAGCGATGCCGCTGGTATGTCGGTCAGTCTCGTTGGCGACGTCTTGGAGTGGGACACGACGTAGGCAACGGGTATCTCTGACCTGCTACTGGAAGAAAGAAATATACAGAGTCGCACCGGGACGAAAAATCTCTTTCCAACAAGGACGCATCTGTCTTGTATTAGCATCGGAAGAAGCAATCGGAGGCGGCCTCATACTTGTAGGGGCTTGTCCCACGAAGCGTTGACTGAAGATGTTGATTGAGAGTCTATAAATGCGACACCGATTGCTTCCTCTTGAGGAGCCTAGTCACTGTCAACTCATCTTCCTCAGTGATTGTGTTTGGCACCGGCCTCGGATCTGGGAGTTGGGCACAATGATGACCTTGCGACGAGCATGGTGAAACTCTCGGTGCTTCGCTGGGAAATGTCGTAAATAGAGGCATTGCTTGGGTTGTGAACTCATTGAGCAATATCCGATTATGGAATCCTTGACATCGATAGTCAGCAGGGCGCAAATAAAAAGCCGTAGAGTCCTTACAGTGATGGTAAACAGCCCACCCAAGGTCCGCAATATTGGGGCGCCTTCGAGTCATCACGATGGCTCTGTGCTTCGTGACCGGGGACTCCTCTCTCCAGTGGCTTAGAGGCGCTCGCCTTAGAAGTTTCTTTGGTATATAGATGGTCATAACTTCTTCGGAGACCTACTGATTGGTAGTCTGCTCCTCATCGGCGGGAGTattggtggtgatggctaCCCAAGCGTGTTCCACCGACTTGACAACCCTCGATAAATCGTTGACGATAGTCTTCCAGATATTGGTCGCAAAGTAAAGGATCCTGGAGGTAAGCTAGGTACTTGTAGCCGGTGTTGTAGTCCCTGATACCTTCGCTGGGGAGTAGAAGTCCGTGGTGAAAGAGGTGCCTGACGTCTCGGAGGAGGTGCGACAACCTTGACGATCGCGTTTCAGGTTCATGAGGTGTATTTATGTGGAGTTTGAGCGATAGATTTGATGCTTCGAGTGTCCAAATCAAGACATTTGCGCATTTGTGATGGTTGTCTTTGAAGTGTTGCGGGAAGAGCTTCGTCGAGCCTGAGGCCGAACACGTGACCCAACCGGATCACGTTGTCCCCGGGATGCTCCTCGCGGTGGTCCAGGTTGGTAGAGTTATTGCACCAGATGCCAGCTATCCCCGCCCTTTATCCTAAGGtagagaggaagaagtttTGATGAAGTGTGTTCAACAGCGTGAGCCAAGAAACAAGGGACCCTGGAGGTTCTTCGCCAGAGTCTGTCATTGTTTCCGAGAATGTCGCTTCTCCGTCCCAGGTCGGGACTCCTTGCCAGCGTCTTGAACTCATTTTACGGCAGCCACTTCTCGGAGATAGCtgtatatattatagaaatatCCACCGTGTTTGGGTCGTTATGTTCAGGCTATCTCCGCCCCGGACCCTTGGGGTCACACCGGAGTTCCGCTGCCAACTTTTCGAATTCCTCCTAGGTGAATCACGTCCTCATATATGTACTATGACAAGACCCCGCTTCTCTCTGTCGGAATTAGGTGACATATGCCGCTTTTTGGAGAAGCGCGGTGGTTGATGGATTGATCAATCATGAACCAGCTGCTGGCTTGACtcagaggatgacgaagccAATGGAGACGCCTTAGCAATAGCCACGCTCATGGCCTCGACggaaggagagagaaaggcCTCGCCGACCCCCCTCGGGAACCCATCTAGGAGTTCCTCGTCGCCATAACGGAGAGGGTCTAGCAGGCTCCCTCCGTTATCAAGCGCCTCTTGGGGTTGGAGAACTAAGCTTTGGCCCTGGGAATCTTGGCCGTGCGTATTTGGAACGTTGACGCTGTGAGACTGAGAGTCCGGAGCTAGGGATATCTCATTCAGGAGTTGAGGACCTTGGTCGTCGGTGCTTGGGTCCTCGGAGTTGGGGGTCGATGAGTCAAGAGCCAGGAGAGCCTATTATTCAATCTGACGGATTCTCGATTCCGTGTCGGCGGTATCGGGTTATAGAACCTTTGAGGCTAATGCTATGAAGCCCAGTTGCTAGAGATCGTTATCTCCATAGCCTGACCTATCGGCCTCGCGGATCTGAGATGCAAGGGCTCGGAGGGCCTTGTCCTGGAACCAACAGATGACTCCGCTATAGCAGTTCCAGGCTTCAGAGCGCTAGCCGCCAGTGCCATAAAGGCCAAGTGTCGAAGTTAAGAGTCTTCGTGGGCTCGTGTGGTGTTGGCGTGGGACCTTCGCGACTGAAGGCAAAGGGTGACCTGTTGTTGTTTGAGGGGGGCGGACTCCTCGGTCAGTTCGATGTTTGGCCATGCTGTTGTCGCTCTTCCCCTAAGCGCATCGGTACTGATGGCCGCATATGTATCCAGAAAAGCAACCTAAGAGGAAGCCACGCCTATGCCCTTCCAGAAACTCATCGAATAGtcgctcatcatcaacgcaGTCAGCAACAGAGCGCTTTCGTCTTCGCAAGACTTCGAGTTCGTTATTCCCCTAATAGAAAGGACGGTATTCATTCCTTTTCGAAGAACGTCACATCACTCTATATTTGAGTGGGAGCATCAGCGTCGTAGTGGTGGTAGTGgcagcgacggcggcgaggcgTCGGGCATGGCGAAACATCATAAGGTGACCCTCTCCACCAGGCATATTCCTTCCATCAAATACCTCGAACTTTCCCTCACAGCCTTTTTTGATATAAAACGTGGTGTCCTAGTGGAAGCCATCTCTTCCGGTGGCACATATATATAACCCTCTAACTTGCCCGAACATATCCAGATCGGCGACACTCGAGGAATCCGAGGGGGGAATCCCTTTCGGTTCCCGCTTAGGTAGTCATCGGTGAGCGTCCCCCCGTCAGTATAGTCTAGCCCTCGTCCACAGTCTCTCATTCATCGACCTCTCGCATGGTCGGGGCCCCGCGGTTTCCCTCGACTGGGGTATGGGCGGCTGCGTCTCGCCTCTCATTCTCatcggcggcggaggcggtGGTAGCGGTGGTTATGTTTGATGGCATCCGACGCCTCTTTGAGAAAGCAGAAGACGGCCCTCTACTGCTAGGCCAAAGTCATACAACATTCGCTCTTGGAAGGAGAAATACAGAGCGGACTAAGAGATTCTCACTCATGACAAAGAGTAGGCAAGGTGAAGAGTCAAATAGTGAGTTAAACAGTAGGAGAAAAGAATTCTGAGGAGCAATATCACCGAAGGAAATAGCGAAACGATAAACTTTTACGAAACCTCGAAGCCACTGCATTTGGCCCTATGATGACAATCAACTAATGTCATTCTAAACTATAATTCTTTTTGCGGCTATGAGTCGTTAGAGTGGAAAAGGGGAGAAAAGGCAGAGCTTACCTTTCACTGGTACTTCCTGTTGTACGCAATGCCAGCTTTGAATCCGGCATCGTAGGCCACCTGTTGACCGTGGCTAAGGCTATAGGCGTAGCCACTAGCTACACCTTGGCGATAGCCACGGTCGTGGCCACGGCTCAAACCAAGAAGAAACCCTCTTTCGTGACCTCGAAGATATTCGTCGAGAATATCTTCATCGGTTTGATGAAGAGGTTCGGTCGTCGTCTCCTCAGTATGGTTGTAGGCATTTGCCCCTTGGGCCGGGAGGATCTGATGACTGTTAGCTGGTGTTTGTCCAGACTGACCCGGCGAATGGCGGCCCCGACggaggccaaggcgaagCCCCCGTCGATCGCCGCGGGGCTATTCGTCTAGCAGGTCCTCATCGGTGATATTGGGAGGCTCCGCGAGCctctcttcgtcgtcatggGAGTCCCACTCTGCCAGAATCTAATCACTATTAGCTCGTGATCTCCAAGGGTCATTTTTGGGACTAACCTGGCGAACCATAGCCACAATCGAGTCCACGAGTGCGCGGCGCTGTGCACGGCGGATCGCCAGGATTGCGTTTCCGAAGGCTCTGGGGCAAGCCACTGGGCGGGTGAATCTTCCGGTCTGGGGCATGTTTGTGGCTTGGTGCGTATGCCGGAGGTGATTCTATAGTCTATAAAGGGAACTTTCTTTCAAAGAGaggagacgatggcgagcttgagagCTGGTGGCTCATCGGATAGAGCGGGCAGGATAAGGAGTCAAATAATGGATCAACAATGCAGGGAAACATGGTTCACTGGGTGGCGAGTTGCCGAGTAATGACAACGACAAGAACGAGATGACTTTGAATGCCGTACTCCGACGTCCTCCTTCCTCCGGCTTGATTTCTGGCGCGTGTTTTATCCCAGAAGCTGGTCTCCTATGATGAAGTGTTAGAGGTTCAAAAGAACAAGTAGTAAAGCTCTTACCAGCAAGGTACAATAACCTATCCACGTCGCTTGACCTTATTCTCGTTGACTACGAAAAAACCCAGCTAGGGGCCCCTCGGTGTATAAACTCTCCTGTCCCTCTTGAAATCCGTCCCGTCTCCGCGCCGCATATCCGTCCCGATGGCCCTCGTTGTAGCCATCGCTTTGGCCGTGGATATATCCGATCTGGCATCCGCTATCGAACCTAGATTGGCGCCCCTCCGGGAGCCCGAGCTAGACCCCTACCAGAAAGCCGTTCCTGTGTCCGTCCATGTTCTGTCTCACGTCCTGCCGTGGGCTCATTGGTCGGagcggtggtgatggtgttggtagTGGCGGCGGTAGCGACCGCAGCGaggtgtcgatgatggcggagACGCCATGCCTCTTAGTCACTACCTTCACCAGACATATTCCCTCCATCAAATGCCTCGAACCGTTCCTCAAAATAAGCTTCGCTATATAAAACGTTCTGCCATTCTTGGAAGCTGTCTCTTCTAACGGCACACGTATATTGATGGTCATCATTGTAACCCTCCGCCTAGCTCTGGATGCTGCCAGAAAGGCGCCCTTCGAGGAAGCCAAAGCGAAAATTCCTCTCCGTTTCCGCCCAGGTAGCCTTCGAAGGGCGTCTCTACGTCGGGGTAGTTTGCTCCATCGTCCGCACTCTCTCATTCATCGGCTTAGGGTATGTCGTTGGCGAAGCAGGAGACGGCCCCCCACAACGGAAATAAAGTGATATGATACTCGCCTAAGGAATGAAAAAAGAAAGTGGGAAAAGAGTCTCTTAGCCATGGGATAGGAAAGGATAGGAAGAACGAAGGGGCAAGTAATAAGTCAGTAGCAACGAGTCGTAATCCAAGATATTTAGTGACTTTCGTCTCCATGGAGATAATGTAGCGACGTTAAAGCTCTTAACACTCTGTGATTTGGTAGGTAGGTATCTTGGAATCTAACCTCATCTGTTTCCCACCCTCGCCCCTACTATGAACCGTTAGAGtggaaaagagaagagacagCAAAGCTCTTACCGTTTACTGATACTCGTGAGCGTCATCTAACCCGTCACGGAACCCAGCGTTGTATGCTTCCTCCTGAGCCTGGTGGAAGCCTTGAGCAAACCCAACGGAAACTCCTCGTCGGTAGCCAAGCTCTTGCCCTCGGCGAATGCCAAGGCGGAAGCCTTGCTCGTGGCCACTCAATAATTCATCCAGCAACTGTTCGTCGTTGGAACGGGGAGGCCCCGCTGGCCTCCTCCCGTCGTCAACTTCGGGAGTCGGTGGTCGGGTCGGCAAGATCTGATCACCGTTAGTTACCATGTTGCAACAGCTGTATTGGGGACTGACCCGATGCCATCACGGTGATGATTGGCGTAACGATGGCGCGGCGGCGCGCATGCAGATCTTCCAGAGGTGGTTCTATAGTATATGAAGAAGATGTTCTTTTGGAAAGAGCAGAGAGGGTCAGGGTGATAGGCTATGGCCCACTGGAAAGAGTAGATAATCGTGAGTCAGCCGGTGGGTTAACCATGAGAGTAATGATTGTACAAAGCGTTAACAAGCCAGTGCTTGCTTTGATGATCACAGCGAATTTGGGTATGCAAAGGTTTGGTTTGCTGGCCCGTTCTATCCACCCCAAGGTATTCCACTCCAATCTCAGAACGATTCAGATTCCGTAATATCTAATATGAACTGTTAGAATGGAAAAGGGAAGAAACGGGAGAGCTCTTACCTAAAGCCTAATCGCTCGTTCGCAGCACCATCGTTGTAGCCATCCTCATACCCCATCTGATAACCCTGACGAAGGCCATGCTCAAAGCCAACGGCCACACCGTGGCGATAGCCACGCTCGTGGCCGCGGcggaggccgaggcggaaACATCTCTCATGCCCTCGGAGGTATTCATCTAATACCTCCTCATCGTTGTACACAGTCCCTCCGATATCAATATCGGGACCCGTCTCTCTGACTGAGAGCATCTAGTCACCGTTAGCTCGTAAGTTCCAAGGGTCATATCTGGTACTGACCTGTCGGATTGCGGCAACGACTGCAGCCACGAGGGCGCGGCGTCGCGCGCGGCGAAATCCCCGGATGGCAGTGCCGAATGCGCTGCGGCGGGGGGCAGGACGGGCAAACCTCTGACTTGAGGCATTTTGGTGATTCGGTTCGTGTGTTAATCCCGTTGTCTTTTGGATTTTTGTGTTTTTGTGGGAAGAAAGAAATCCAAAAACCAAAAACAAAATCTGGTTATATAAATATGCGTTTTGCCTGCCAGGGGGCTGCCACTGCTCAGGTAAGGGCACTAGGACTTCCGTCTCTTTTTAGACAAAGGAATGAATGGTGGTCTAATTCATTATTTATAGAATATCTGCTTTGAGACTAATATAAAAATGTTCAAGTATTGCTTTACTTGGAGGTTAGTCGTGGTAGTGAGTGTCGACTGATGTCTTTGTGGCTCTTTGGAATATCATGGCCGTGAAAGGACAGAAAGAACGACATAAGTAGAGGAAGAAATTGTATTCATGTGATGATCTTTTACAGTGAGATTATATTCCAGTTTTAGAGAGAGACCAATCCATCACCTGCGCGTAGGTGATGTTCAGGGATCGGGAAGGGAGAAGACAACCGATACCAGAGTCAATGACAGTAGGTGAAACAGAAACAATTGAAGCGTTGGAAACCTGACTTGTATAATGTCAATAAAGGTGATGGTGAATATATAAAAGGCAGAAGAGAAGACTTATAAATGTTAGACTCAAGCCACCCTGGAGGATGGTTGTGTTCGTGCTTGagcatgaagatgaaggTGTGTAGGATGAAGTAGGAAGGACTGAACATCTTACGGATATCCATAGGGtatttatacttattaagctgggcaaggatgTTCTGTCGTTGTGATCTGGCAGGTTGTGAGCGGAGTTTGCTCATGACTGGTGGCTGCGTCATGTTGGTCAAAACGAAGGCATGCATAGTAAACAGTGACGAAGAGTCAACAGTTTGGGCAAAGTTTTGGCTGTGAGAGGTATGGAAATTATTTGTGTTTGTTGCCATCTATCCATCCAAGAACACATGCATGCCATCAGTTTAGCTCTACGGTTGTCACCCTGATTTCATCATGTTGTTTGGAGAGGCATGAACAATCAGCACAGATTGCTTAAGTCAATTCACAATCTGCACAAAGAGCGATTCGATTGTGCTTGGTTGTGTCTCTCCATTGTGAAGCACTTACGCAACCCATCTTTCACACACCTTGCTCAAAGCTGACATAGACCGAACTGCTTGACAAATTCAAACATCAGCAcaaacaaagaaaaagacaACAGGGTAACAGAAGCGGCGTGACAATAGGGTACCTTGATTACTTGTTGTGCACATCAGCTGTTCACGAATAATGCATAGCCAGCTGAACAGCCCCATGCGATGGATCAACCCTGCTCAGAGCCGCGAAACACTACAGGGATAACGGAGTTCCCGAGAGAATACAGTTCAATATATGCAGGTTCACCGTCCTATACGAAAACTTTACGTCTGCTTGTAAACTCTACTCAACTGACCTAACCGACACTGGCGCAAGAACCTTCTCTTTCGCGCTCAAAGGGAATAGCTTAGCGTTGGCCAACTTCCCCTTTTAGAAACGAACAATCCGCTCCGAGAACCTGCTCAATCGAGCTAGGTTGATCGTCCAACCTCCCATAGGCCCATCTCACGCCACGAGGCCCGGTCCCTATTGCTGGGAGAACTCCCGGGAATGCAACTCTAAACAATGGTTCTAAGGCGAATTACACCATTGGTGGAATATCCCGTTTTAGCCTGATGTGGTTCGGTTTTGTCGGCACTTGATGGGGTCCCATAAACGGCCCATTGCCGCATACGACTTCTTGGCCGAGCCAGGGGTTTCAGGTCCAACACACGGGCCAATCTCAGGAGCCCGGATATTAAGGGACTAGGATTTTACTCTATCAGAGACGGCAGATCTTCTGGCCTATATAAGTATTCAGCTAATGCCAAGTTCTGTTGGTTTGTTCATCACCAGTTtcaacttcatctcatctcaatAGTCTCACATTCAAATCGTCACCATGAAGttctttggtgttgtttCGGCCTTCCTTGCCGCCACGGCTGTGGCCACTCCCACCACTCCCACCGAGACTATCGAGAAGCGAGACACCACCTGGTGCGATGCTTTTGGCTCTCTGGCCACCTCTGGATACACCGTCTACCACAACAACTGGGGCAAGGGTGATGCCACCTCTGGTTCCCAGTGCACCACCTTCACCTCGGTCAAGAGCAACAGCTTTGTCTGGTCCACCAGCTGGACCTGGGCTGGTGGCcccggcaaggtcaagtcctACTCCAACGTGGCTCTCGAGaagatcaacaagaagatCTCCGACATCAAGTCGGTTTCCACCCGCTGGATCTGGCGGTAAGAAGCCCATTCCTTCACCCTTGTCTTTGTCTAACTGGCCAGATACACCGGAACCAAGATGATCGCCAACGTCTCCTACGATCTCTGGTTCGCCCCCACCGCGTCCTCCAACAACGCCTACGAGATCATGATCTGGGTCGGTGCCTACGGTGGTGCCCTCCCCATCTCCACACCCGGCAAGGGTGTTATTGACCGCCCTACCCTTGCTGGTATCCCGTGGGACGTCTACAAGGGCCCCAACGGCGACGTCACTGTCATCTCTTTCGTCGCTTCCAGCAACCAGGGCAACTTCCAGGCTGATCTTAAGGAGTTCCTCAACTACCTGACTAGCAAGCAGGGTCTTCCCAGCAACTACGTTGCCACCAGCTTCCAGGCCGGTACCGAGCCTTTCGAGGGTGAGTGATGCTTCCGTATATGATTGATATTCGATTACTGACAGTTTTAGGTACCAACGCTGTCCTCAAGACCTCTGCTTACACCATCTCCGTCAACTAAGCCATTGCGGGATATCAgtcttggcgatgatgataaAATTTTGTACCTTCTGCGCTACCACTTCTTGTACATAGCTTACCAAGACATATTCATCGCAACCCATCAACTGTGCCAGTGAACTCTGAAATGAACTCGTAGAAGAATCTTTCACAATGTGCCACTGATACCAATGAGACTCAAGTTTCGCCCAGGGACGTTGCGCCGGCGGTTACCCTGTGGCAGCATGCGCTGGTTCCAGCAAGATGATCAGACTGGCCAATAAGCTAGAATCAAAACCAGTGGTGAACAAGAAAGCTAGATAATCTGTCGAGAAGTATTATTCGTGCAAGTGCCGAGGAGGGATTGGACGCAGACCATCTAAAGGAGG
This genomic interval from Fusarium keratoplasticum isolate Fu6.1 chromosome 9, whole genome shotgun sequence contains the following:
- a CDS encoding Endoglucanase, with the protein product MKFFGVVSAFLAATAVATPTTPTETIEKRDTTWCDAFGSLATSGYTVYHNNWGKGDATSGSQCTTFTSVKSNSFVWSTSWTWAGGPGKVKSYSNVALEKINKKISDIKSVSTRWIWRYTGTKMIANVSYDLWFAPTASSNNAYEIMIWVGAYGGALPISTPGKGVIDRPTLAGIPWDVYKGPNGDVTVISFVASSNQGNFQADLKEFLNYLTSKQGLPSNYVATSFQAGTEPFEGTNAVLKTSAYTISVN